A window of Malania oleifera isolate guangnan ecotype guangnan chromosome 2, ASM2987363v1, whole genome shotgun sequence genomic DNA:
aaaaaaaaaaaaaatagagaaaatcaaaAAGGGAGAAGAAGAATATGAATTTACATGGTTTGACAATGTATCTACGTCCACGGAGTCTCTgaacacatgggtgagcaccaacttgacccaaaagtttaagtctattaaGTTTTGGGTCTAATCATATATGTAAACACCCATCATCGACTTAGTTTTTCCAATATGGAAAAAGCCCACAagtaaaattctcaacaatccCTCCCTCACTTTTTGAGTTCTGACCACTCCTTAAATAGAAATCGTCTTCCTCATCAAACCAAGCTTAATTCTCTAATAGCTTCTCATGTGGACCTTACCCCCGCACCTTACGTGCACCAGATTGCATTACTCATGTCTTTAAATTAATCTTACCTCCCATCTCTTAAACCTATTTATTGGGTTCATTTTTCAGGGCTTAGATGATCTTTTTTTGcctcagtcacacacttggtcctccaattatTAGTACGTCATGAGAATTAACTTCACACCTCAACTTTACAATGTCTCTCACCCAAAATTATAAGTCATCGGCTCTTAAACCACTTGTTAGCATCGGGGGAATCTTGATGGGGTTTGACACACATAGGTGAGtatcaacttgacccaaaagtttaagcgtATTGATTTTTTGGCCCAAACAtttatataaacacccatcatctaGTTAGTTTTTTCAATGTggaacaaactcacaagtaaaattttcaacaatttcTTTATAGAAGCATTTCCCAACTCAATCTCCATGCCTTGAGGTATTTGAGACTTTAGTCACTTGGAAATATTCACTTGGAAATATTTTGTAAAATCtcaatttcatttatattttcctatttatttgcttcttaaaaaaaaaataaactaaaccaTCAATGGAATCCGATCCACCCAAATCTCAAATTGATGCAAACCACATCCAACACAATTGGACTTTGGTTTGTGTGTTTTTTCTCAAATCAACATAATTAGTCTAGCTTGAAATTTGAGCCCAACCCCACCAAACCCAATCCAAGAACAATCCTAACATACACCATAACCTAATAATACTACATGTTAATAAAGGTTCTTAAATCTTCTTTCTCAATGCTCATCTAATTTTCATGTTCATAAtattaacaaaataaatatatctttaccactattttattttaaaattctatcattttaaattatcactaatattATGATTTTGGTCGATTTGAGGTCAACTAAGTCTAAACCATACGATAACTCATTTGACATACATCTCATACCCCTCTCAATCTCTTTCAAAATTCAATCTCAAAAAATCTAATGCAAACACAAACTTTGACCATTAAAGTGTCTCGTAAGATACAgtcttataatttttaattattctaCAAAATTCAAAATTAGTATTTAAATGGCTACAAGAAacgtataataataataataataataataatgatattacaTTAAATGACACTTCTACATAACATGGCATTAGTTAcaatatacattaaaaaaaaaaaaacataatgtaaTGTGTGTAGTGTCTATAGAATAATTATCTTATTGATGAGATAATAAATTTTTGAGAAATTCAAACCATTTGGACCATTAATCCTATGGGTAAAAAAAACTTATGTGAGAAAAGTAATCAGATATATACTTAAATTTGTGGGATTGGCTGTTTCTAATCTGAAACACTAACTAAATTAATAGAGCACAACTCAACATATGCAATTATAATTTATTGCAATTCAATGATAACATGGTTAATTTATCTACATGTAAGTGACCAAATAAAATAAGAATGGACATAAGATGTTAATTATATAtgattaaattatttaaataatggCATTGTTTCCCATTatcctaaaaaaaatacaatgttctttttctcaattttgaaaaaaaaaaaaattaactacaTCCCTATTGGTAAATTACATTAAAGCGAGAATTGTCCTACCCAATGTGTGTTTTTTCTCTTTATTAGGGGGTGTTTGTTTCATCTATATGATCTCTGAATAGAGGATATGCATTGACCAATCAACTAATTAAGCAGATTAATTAGACATTGGAGTATTTGGTAGTAAATGGCCCCTTATCCAGTGTTTGGGAGCTTGAATATCGAACTTTACAtttagatttgtatgaatttgaacaaataaatacataattatattgaattttcttcaaatttatacaaaattaaattcAGAACTTGAGCTTGATCCTAATCTCAATCTTAAAGAACATtacaaatgaaattcaaaaataaaaacgtGAAAAGATAGCAATGGTAAAATTATTAACCAATTTTTATTCACCAAAGGACAACCATATATGAAGACTACATTATGCTTAAGGAGTACTAAAAtacattcttcttcttcttttaggTCAATTGAAAGCCATCGTTGGGTTCAATGAAAGATAACTCATCTCCCATCATAACTCCGTTTTCATACATCCCAGATTTCAAGTAGAAAGTTCCAAACTTTAACCATCGAAATACCCAAGGAATAAAAAATATGTTCTACTTAAAAATAATCATACACATACAATGTTGACAAATCCACATACTATAagttttttcaggaaaaatgaCACATACAGAAAAGTGAGgaattgatattttaatttttaaaattatatattttcattAAATTACCTTTGTCCATTATTTGTAAATTATGTAAATATGATAACTCATAATATTGAGATCGATTAGCGAAGAATGAAAGTTATAAAGATAATAGAGAGagttggtattttaaaatttttaatcaaaatttttgtGCTACATTACATATTTATCCACTATCCATCATTTGAAGATGTACTTAAATGATTATTTGCAAGGCTAGCAATGTTTTGGAATAATGTGAAAGAAAAATATTGGGCAATAACGTTATCCTTAAACTTCTTAATAATATTTAAGAGTATGTTATGACCTGTTGGACGACCACCCACATATATTAGAGGCGTATTTTCTGCCGGACTTGATCAAAATGTTTAGTTAGAATCAAATGAAATTAATCAAATTGAGAAATGAGTGAAATATATGAATAGACAGAATCGCCACTAGGTTGTCTTATCCTAGGCATAGTTAGATCACATAATTAATCATTACTAGTTAATTGGTCTTCTAACTATGTCTAAATTCAAGGAACAGGTAATAATAATCGACACAATCAAATTGGTTCAAAAGTACAATTATGCAAATGTAAGATCTTAATCCCCTATATACCTAGTTGTCACATGAAAGGCACCTAATCATCCTAGGGTCATTAGACTCAGTCAATTAAAATttaggttttttcttttctttttattcaatTAGCGTCTTCCGTTATATAGGACAACCTTGTACAAAATAGAGACCCTCATCTTTAGATCCTCAACTATATGCATAGACATAGACTCGAGGTCCTTAGTCAAATTTATTATAACTATGAATGAGGAATATAGTTAGAAAGAAACAATTAAGTAAAGGACATTGTACATGTAGGATAACAAAAGACACGGAGTAAGGTGAGGGTCTTGTCTACCACATGGTCGAGGGATCGAGTCTGTTGCCCCTAAGACCACACTCAAGATTTTAACCTGATATTGGTGGTGGGGTCTGCTAAATATCCATCAGGTTTGGTGTTACACCATAGTGTCCAATGTAGCGCGTCCTCAGGTCacttaaaaaaatacaaaactacAAAAAgatatgcaaaaaaaaaacaaaacaaaataaaacaaaacaaaacaaacttAGCATAATATGCATGACACAAGGGTTTTGGGGGTTAAAATATCTTTAATTTTTACTATTTACTCAAAAGACATAATGGTCATTTTGACATGTGTCTATCTATAGAAACTAATAACATTGAATGAGATATTAATTTCTGTGAAATTCAAATCATATGAACCATTAAATCctatggaagaaaaaaaaatgtgagaaATTAGAATTGAGTTACATACTTAAGAGATTGTTCATTTCTAATTTTGAAACTTTAGGAAAATTAATAGAGCACAACTCAAAACACATAATTACAACTTATTACCAACAATTATAACTTATTGCAATTCAATGATAGGGAGATTGACAATTTCTAATTTGAAACTCAAAGAAAATTAATTGAGTACAACTCAAGACATAAAATTATAAGTTACTATAATTCAATGATTGTGTGGTGAATTTATGCACATGAAAGTCACCAAATAAGATAAGCATGGACATAAAATGTTAATTATAATAGGGTTAACTAAGTAAGTAACAGTAATATTCTATTTTCATTATCCTAAACAAAATTTAACGtcctattttcaatttttaggaaaaaaaaaaaaaaagagaatactATAGcctaatttttttcataaataactaTGAAAATTATGCTACTAaaagagtttttcttttcttttcttttagggGTGTTTTATCAATCTAAATgtctttaaaaaagaaatagaaatcaTGTTTGAATTGATCGCTAAATAATTGAATTGGTGAGATATCAAACCATTTGGTAAATTGATCTTACCAAATCAGACATAGGTGAGAAAAAAATTTAGAGGTTTcttctttaatttaatttatcccaggtcaaaaaaaaaaaaatctaacacCCAAGTGGTTAAAGTAAAATTTACAATACATTATATTAGTTTGAtctataattattaattaaactaatgacaaaatatattaaataaaaccTTTAATTTATAAACGGCATGTTAATTTGATAAATATATATTCTCTTTACAGTTGAgaaatttgaaattgaaaaaaaaaaaaaaaaaaaaaaaaaatgtttcataTATTAGATTgctaaaagttaaaataattcaATTTTTAGATTCATTAATCAATTATTCAAATAAAATAGGTTTACAAAATAAAGTTTTAATTCGATATTTACCAATAAACATTTAACTTTATCAAATACCtcctcaatatatatatatatatatatatatatatatatatatatgaaaaattggGCCGGCTTGTTTGTTtcgttgtaatatatatatatatatatatatatatatatattgttataaataattataaaaaatgttatattagttttttatatttttttaaatatttgcatagggaattttcaaaacaaaatattcATATGTTTTTAGgaaattgaaattttttgtaTGGGAAACTAGAAAAATGTGACATTTTCCTTTTTAACAAAATTCAAAATGTATCTAGACATGCCTAGTTTTGAAGACTTGTAATTATGAGTTATTACCAGCCCTAGTGGCCCCatgaaaatctcaaaaaaaaaattgagttcctAAAATAAGTAAAATGAATAAATGCTGCAATCCAATAAAATATATGTGACAATCTAAAGAAGTCTTTGTGATTAGCACAAGTCTTTTGTGTATTTTTAAACagtataaataaaaaaaaaataactctcCCAAAGTAATTAATGTAATTAGAATGACAATTTAGAATCTTCTCAATAAAACTAAACTAATAAAGTATAGAAACTTGCATTGCATAGGAAATTAACTTTTTAgttttatttgttgttttttgttattttaatttttttatgaatatttGCTTGAATTTAGACAATTTATTAAAGGGGAATGACATTCGGTTATCATAAAAAAATAGAGAGCCAATTTTATCAATGCTAAGGGATTGTATGGTTATATTTGGAATACTTTTGTGTTGCATATTATCTAAGTCAtctacataaattaaaatttaagaaaacttATATAAATCTTTCCTATGGTTTAGCTAAAAATTAAGACAGCTTGTGATTttattatgattttcaaaattatgaAAAGTTATGTTAACTAAAATGAGTGAAAGTACTGAAGTATTTTTACATAATTAATTCGAAGTGGGATTATTAGGGTATCCAATAATGTCAATATCAAGAATAGCAGCCGATagtctcaaatatttttaaaaaattgatataTAATTTACACAAGATTGTTATGCATgattcttttgaatatttttttatttaaaaaaaaaagtaatattatTTAAGGATATTTTTGTTCATAAAATTAAAAGCACTTGTATTTAAcatattaattttcattaaaaataaataaatggcaTTATAACTTTTCATAATCTTGAAAATGGCATGGGTTCAGTAACCACaaaaaaatcataggatgactctttgtgttttttattaaataatgataataataataataataaaaagaagaagaaataaacattTGTCATCTTTCTTTTTAGTCGTTGATGGAACATGCTAAAAAATAGGGTAAAAAAATATTGACTTCCCCTGAGTTTTGATTAAAAGACACTGACCTCTATTGATAAAAATACATTGACCAGGAGGCCAAGGACACTGATCCATAAGTTTGGTGCCGCACAAGATGGTCTGAAAGGctcgttggtggttggagttcctatgtaataacaaaaaaaaaaaaaatacattgacCTTTCCTcaagttttaaaaatttcatgGGCATCTCTTGAAATTTCAAGAATCCCTTGAAAATGACATGGGTTCAGTAACCACAAAAAAATCATAGGTCGATTCTTTGTGTTTCTGATTAAATCACAAGAAGGTTTATgtaactttttttaaaatttagaatGTAATATCTGCACTTTCAAACCGTGTATAAGAAACCATAATGCTGtttttgggagcatgaattttagacattgaatttgaatttgagtgaatTGGAACAactttcaatacaattttatattacgtATTATCCAAATCCAATGCGAATTTAATTTTTGGAGGGAAGAAAAATTCAAGTGAGACAAAGGCCAATGAGGAGGGGAGGCTTTCCATAACTTTCTTGTAACCAACGTTTAAGTATTTATGGACATTGAGCAACCTTCTTGTTGGTGTGAAAgatgaaattattaaataataaatgtaGAATAaattctcataattttttttttttttaggggaaTGGGGATAAGGATTTTTCTActaattttaagttttattaagtaattatGGGTGGACAAGAAAAcgagtttaaaattaataaaagggTCATCAAATTTTTCTTCTCGTTGTTTACTATGACCTAAAGTTtggagaaaatgaaataaaaatataagattagaGGGTTGAAAATGGTAAGGCTAGTTTGGGTATTGCGTGTTGGAGAAATTTTAGTCCCTATAAATTAATGACACTGTAAAAGCATCCTTCAAGCTTTCTGTAATGGTCTTGAGAAATTTAATTTCATGTCTTCTAAATAGGGAAATTTTTGGCTTTccataatttttgttttttttttctcttttcttttctttgatgcGGACAGGTCATTCTGGAACTTTGTGGGAAGCCATCTCTTTCTCTGCAGACTTCCCTCGTCTATAAATTTCTCTTAACGCATCCCTAATCCTTAGATTAAGCTCTTTCACACACCCAGAAAAGAGATATGGAAGAGGACATGGCTTCTCTGTGGACTCATCAAGAGGTGGTCTCTCCCTGATTTCTTGTTCTCTTAGACTCTGTTCTGCCACAGTTCATGCTCTATGTTTCCCGCATCATTTGCTTGTTTTACGATTACAatccatcttcttctttttcttttcattcatCTTTCAGTATGTTTTCTGCGTTCAATATCATATGAACAACCcagaaaaagaaattgaatttaaTGAACAACTCTGTTTATCTTCCTTCTGAGGGAGTCTCTGCTGATCCATGTGTTCATGCATACACGCATATGTGTATGTGCATATGTTTGTCTCTGTCGAGCCATTTGCTGTGTTAGTGATAATAATTGTTATCACTAACAAGCTGAACATGCCATGGTGGTTTTTTCTGGCCGTTGAAGGCAATTTTCATTTTTCCGGTCATTTTGGTTCAGGGGAAGGAATGGAGAAGGGCAACTTTTTCTCGTTCtcactctgtttttttttttctggggaaAGAAAAATGTCATGGGTTGACTAAAATGTCTTGGGATCTACATGGGACGACCGTAATGGGATGCCACTGTTCCTCCtaactttgaaatatttgttgatCCATTGGAAGTTTATGCAGAATTCCATACTTTTTTAGTTTTCCAATGGGAATGGAGATCCTCTGTTTTTATGCTCTGGGTCTTGTGTTTGTTTGCTCTGTAAATTAACTGACCCACTTTGGAACTGGCAGGGCATTGAAGAACTCAAGCATCAACTGCTGTACACAACACTTGAATTGGAGTCTGCCAGAATGGAAGCCAACGAGGAAGTGAGAAAGAACAAAGAGACGGTGAAGCATTTAATCCAACTCCTCAAGGCTGCTAACCAAGAAAGGGATGAAGCTAAAGATCAACTGCAGAAACTGCTAACCAAGGTCTTGCCCTCGAGCCCAACTGATGTCTTCACCAACCTTCCTCACATTGAGCCAGAGACCCCCCTCGTCCTCCCCAACAAAACCAACTCCAGCATAACAGAATCCAATAGCCTTTCAGACACGTACAACCACCCCTCCCATGGATCCTCCCCGGTCGAGTCCTTCTTCGACCCGGTATCGGTGTCGGGATCGACTCCCGACTTCTCAAACATCAACATGGCTGATTCAAACAACATCAATGCACATGTCAACCAGCCCCTTGTGCTAGATCACCAGTACAACGCATCAATACCGACCGCCGGGCTAATTCCTTTGGCGACCCCGAAGATCGATCACGCCTCATTGGTCATGGACAATCTTGTTAAGGGGAAAGCTCTCCCGCAGAAGGGAAAACTTCTGCAGGCCGTGATGGAGGCAGGGCCACTCCTTGAGACACTTTTCTTTGCAGGGCCTCTGCCCCAGTGGAGGAACCCTCCCCCTCCACAGCCATTGAAGGTTCCTCCCATTTCGATCAAGCGGTGCGACTCGGGGTTCCTCGGCGCGAAAGCTACTGCGAATCCTTGCAACTTCGCTCCCAGATTGATGAATTCCCCTGTGCCATTCCTGGAGATGGCTTGTGGGTCGTCTCAAATGCATTCAAATCCTATGCTGAATTTTGCCGGAGGTCATCCTGGATCATGCCTGAGCAGCATGCCTTTGTTGACCACCGGTGCTAATTTAAACATTCAACTCCCAAACAGCAAGCGTCAAAGGCTGCAGTGATGCTAggaattttttgtttctcttgTAAAAAGAAATTTTAGTGCCACAAGCTGCTATTTTGATTTTGGGAACTCAATAACATTTCTGCTCAACTATTAATTTTTAGTTTCCTTGTACATGCTCTGTTCTAGTTTTACCATTTCTGACAGCAGCAAATCTAGCTCCGGTGTGATTGATGATGGTGCTTAACAGATCTATTCTTTGTTTAATTAAATGCAGTGGCAGGGGAAGTCATGGATGGTGTTGGGAGCAGAGATTTGAGTTTCAATTCGAATTTTTGCATGGGTTTAttgaaaatttaatatattttatttaaatttaaatttaagaacGTCCAAATACAGGTTTGCCGAACAATGAATGGAGATGGAAGGATTCCCTTACAAGTAACATTTCATCTAAGCCTCACGCTCAGTTGAAAAGCGCTTATTCTTATTAAAAAGGGCCTTTGTACTTTGTCTAGGGCTGCAAAAAAGAGTAAACAGCTGTATGGGAGAATTGTGTATAAAATGAAAAAGAGCTCTCTCACTCTAATCCACGTCCTAGGAATGTTTAAAAATTCTTATTCCATGTTTGGATTTTGGAaaggttttgaatttgaatttgtattaggtttaaataaaatatgatataaaattatattaaaatttatctaaaaattcatccAAATCCTACGTCCTAAACCGATTGATTTAAATCTTATTTAACGCAAAAGTAATTTAGAGCACAGATTTTCACATGCAAAACTCCGTAATTTGGAGcatagattttcaaaaaatataatcctACTTTAGGTGTGTTAGAATGGAATGGATTGAAAgtgaaatcaaataaaaattatgtcaattttgtaaaattatatgaatcaattttattctatttttgttTACCAAACAAATACGAGTTTAGCCTTAGAAACCCTAATTTTTTTCTCTGCATTGTCTGAATTGTCTCCTTTTGCTATTCTCTGTATGGCAAGTTGAGCACCATAATAGAAAGTTCGAAAAGTTACTAGGGAGGCAGTCCTTGATGCCTTATATTTaggtttatataaatttagataacatatactataaaatttcattaaattttggTCAactttacataaatttaaattcaaaattcaaaattcaaaattcatattcCTAAATGCACCTTTACTAAATTTCACATTAAAAAGAAGTTCCTAACTAAATTTCACATTCGGAAGAAGTATGACCTTAAAAAATTGTATCACGTCCTTTCCACGGCGTGTTATATGGTTTTTGGACAATGTGGAGAAAATTGGTAGAGAATTATTCTTCATTGTCTTCTTCTACTTTCTAGATTGATGATGCCATAAGATGAAGTTATAAATTCCTTGATGATGCCATAAGATGAAGTTATAAATACCCATTacgaatgtatatatatatatatatggatcaTAAATGGATGACCCATTTTATGCATAAAAATGAATACGTAAAAACAGATATAGCCAGCTTAACCCATCAACCCATTTTATTTTCAACCTCATTAATTATAATGTTAAACGATTTGATGCACAACATTTTAAAACTATGCTACAATACgtaattaatactataatttgGATATCTATGCACGCCATTACGTCATAGCTAGAttcaaatatttatgtaattatggaaTCATTCACCTACATAATTGACTTGGTTTGGTTATCCAAACCAATTAGTATGCATATGCATAATGGGTTGTCGTTGGCTCGGTTCAAGTACATGCGTAATTTGTATATtgtaaacaataataataataataataataataataataataataataataatattgacgGCACCTCTAACATAACTAATGCTATAATTCTGATATCTATATTTATAATAACATAATTATACAATTGCTGACAGATAGGTTTaaaaatatgtacataattaTGGTATTGGCACCTtcactgtaacgccccgaaaattctagcaatatttttttttatttaataaattctgATACCACTAATTGTAAACAAAGTCAACTCGGACCCAAAGTGGGGGTACCGGGGATACTCCTGTCCATATTCACGTcctatctatgcagcggaaaacataacacgTCAAACttaatatacaataccagagcgcTAGAAActctaaaatatacatacaaacttTCCGAAAATCCATTAGAAATCTCAGGGATTTTTGAACATAAccttgttggtcttacaaggtttaaaatcttgttatcttgttttgatgctaacaaacaagtgaaatttaacgtatttgtgtgagtaatgttatttcagggttcatatatgagaaagtaaggttaaagtgctcacaatgatcaaatgaaacttataagagtcaaagcatggatttaaaaatgatattttaaagtttgaaaaaaataaggacatggatgataagccaaagaaaagttagaagtcaaaagagtaaaagaaaagcaaagagaaagagttcaaagaaagacaaagcatgaaaacTCAAGAAGTGAAaaatcttagaagtctttatgtaagtactttaatatttaaatatcgtttgaaatattatgaatctttttttgaaatattatgaatctttttaagttaacttcttggacctaaataccttttaaaatacttgaaaaatatttttataaggtcaaaatacatttaaaaaaggttaaaattatttttggaatgaaaagcaccaaaaagaggtttttccaaatgctatcatttttcatatattctcattgaggtgcatttttctctatcaaaaactctttattttaaaatgtgttcaacatgaaagttgtatgattttctcttagctttccttttacaccaataacacctaatttggagttgtatag
This region includes:
- the LOC131148789 gene encoding uncharacterized protein LOC131148789, with the translated sequence MEEDMASLWTHQEGIEELKHQLLYTTLELESARMEANEEVRKNKETVKHLIQLLKAANQERDEAKDQLQKLLTKVLPSSPTDVFTNLPHIEPETPLVLPNKTNSSITESNSLSDTYNHPSHGSSPVESFFDPVSVSGSTPDFSNINMADSNNINAHVNQPLVLDHQYNASIPTAGLIPLATPKIDHASLVMDNLVKGKALPQKGKLLQAVMEAGPLLETLFFAGPLPQWRNPPPPQPLKVPPISIKRCDSGFLGAKATANPCNFAPRLMNSPVPFLEMACGSSQMHSNPMLNFAGGHPGSCLSSMPLLTTGANLNIQLPNSKRQRLQ